The following are encoded together in the Jaculus jaculus isolate mJacJac1 chromosome 3, mJacJac1.mat.Y.cur, whole genome shotgun sequence genome:
- the LOC101618131 gene encoding G-protein coupled receptor 183, with amino-acid sequence MVEPSSVPNNITSCPLQLPPRTASVALSLFYTALLVFSALGNILVLCLSCQKDKKINSTGVYLIHLAVSDLLFTLALPGKITYYVMDFNWPFGDSSCRLMAFITYLNTYGGLYLMTCVSVDRYLAVVRARHSLQLRSAGRAKLVCVGVWCLALLQRAFTLALQVTMSLMNVNCGIDPIIYFFASTRYRKWLLSILKLGASSSASSSSSSPGKASSDGPSSNQVEGSVSFMLRE; translated from the exons ATGGTTGAGCCAAGCAGTGTCCCCAACAATATCACCTCCTGCCCTCTTCAGCTCCCACCTCGGACCGCCAGTGTGGCACTCTCTCTGTTCTACACAGCACTCTTGGTCTTCAGTGCCCTGGGAAACATCCTTGTGCTTTGCCTGTCCTGCCAAAAAGACAAGAAGATCAACTCCACAGGTGTGTACTTAATCCACCTGGCTGTGTCCGACCTCCTGTTTACCTTGGCCTTGCCGGGAAAGATCACCTATTACGTGATGGACTTCAACTGGCCGTTTGGGGACAGCTCATGCAGGCTGATGGCGTTCATCACGTACCTGAACACCTACGGGGGTCTCTACCTGATGACCTGTGTGAGTGTGGACCGGTACCTGGCGGTGGTCCGTGCCCGCCACAGCCTGCAGTTGCGCAGCGCTGGCCGAGCCAAGCTCGTCTGCGTGGGCGTCTGGTGCTTGGCCCTGCT GCAGAGGGCTTTCACACTGGCCCTTCAGGTCACCATGTCCCTTATGAACGTCAATTGTGGTATCGACCCCATCATTTATTTCTTCGCATCCACACGCTACAGGAAATGGCTTCTGAGTATTTTGAAACTCGGagcatcctcctctgcctcctcctcttccagctCGCCAGGCAAAGCTTCCTCAGATGGACCAAGCAGCAACCAGGTGGAGGGCTCTGTGTCCTTTATGCTCAGAGAATGA
- the LOC123459326 gene encoding mitochondrial import inner membrane translocase subunit Tim8 A-like yields MEGDEERTEWSINGGFFTRDSDSITQRNGANSSVVQEARRGACAWARAPRGRALPGRPRGFRFRCRGRAAAAAGRAARAPGMDGPWSSSLDPELQRFLDAETQKQRAQRLIHQMTELCWDKCVDRPGPRLDGRAEACLVNCVERFLDTSHFILSRLEHLQRSKPAFSESLSD; encoded by the exons ATGGAAGGAGATGAGGAGAGGACTGAATG GTCTATAAACGGCGGTTTCTTCACCAGAGACTCGGACAGCATCACGCAGCGCAACGGGGCGAATTCAAGCGTCGTCCAGGAGGCCCGCCGGGGAGCGTGCGCCTGGGCCCGGGCGCCAAGGGGCCGTGCACTTCCGGGGCGGCCCCGCGGCTTCCGCTTCCGGTGCCGTGGCCgagcggcggcagcggcggggcGGGCGGCGCGTGCGCCGGGCATGGACGGCCCGTGGTCCTCGTCGCTGGACCCCGAGCTGCAGCGCTTCCTGGACGCGGAGACGCAGAAGCAGCGCGCGCAGCGGCTCATCCACCAGATGACCGAGCTGTGCTGGGACAAGTGCGTGGACAGGCCGGGGCCCAGGCTGGACGGCAGGGCCGAGGCCTGCCTCGTGAACTGCGTGGAGCGCTTCCTCGACACCAGCCACTTCATCCTGAGCCGCCTGGAGCACCTGCAGCGGTCCAAGCCCGCCTTCTCGGAGAGCCTTTCCGACTGA